In Deinococcus aquaedulcis, the genomic stretch CCTTCATGGACGCAAACCCATCCACCTGAGCGCCCTCAGGAGCTGAACTTCAAGGCGGCTCTGCCTTCGGCCCTTAAACAATCGGGGTGCGCAACACACCTACACCTTCCACTTCAACCTCCACCACGTCGCCAGCCTGCAGCGGGCCCACGCCCTCCGGGGTGCCGGTGAGCACCACATCACCGGGCTCCAGGGTCACGTAGCGCGTTACGTACGCCAGAATCTGGGGCAGCGGGAAGATCATGTGGCGCGTGCGGCTGTCCTGGCGCACCTCGCCGTTGACGCGGGTCTGCACGCGCAGGTCGGCGGGGTCCAGGCCAGTGACCAGGTGCGGCCCCAGGGGGCAGAAGCGGTCGGCAGCCTTGGCGCGGAACCACTGCAGGTCCGTCTTTTGCAGGTCGCGCGCCGTCAGGTCCAGGGCGCAGGTGTAGCCGGCCACGGCGCCCAGGGCCGCCTCTTCGCTCAGGTGGCGGGCGCGCTGGCCCATCACCACCGCCAGTTCGCCCTCAAAGTGAAAGTTCTGGGTCCAGTCGGGCTTGTGCACCGCGCCGCCGGGCTCGGCCAGGGCGTTGGGGCCTTTCAGGAAAATGCCGGGCTCGGTGGGCAGGTCGCCCTTGTCGTTGCCCAGTTCGCGGATGTGGTCCAGGTAATTGCGGCCCACACACACGATCTTGGTGGGCTCGGCGGGGGCCAGCAGGGTGGCCGGGTCGTAGGGGGCGGTCTGCCCGGTGCGTGCGCCCAGCATGCCAGCGCGCAGGT encodes the following:
- a CDS encoding fumarylacetoacetate hydrolase family protein, with the translated sequence MQLIRMTWQGQPCWGELDGERVHLRAGMLGARTGQTAPYDPATLLAPAEPTKIVCVGRNYLDHIRELGNDKGDLPTEPGIFLKGPNALAEPGGAVHKPDWTQNFHFEGELAVVMGQRARHLSEEAALGAVAGYTCALDLTARDLQKTDLQWFRAKAADRFCPLGPHLVTGLDPADLRVQTRVNGEVRQDSRTRHMIFPLPQILAYVTRYVTLEPGDVVLTGTPEGVGPLQAGDVVEVEVEGVGVLRTPIV